The proteins below come from a single Serratia fonticola genomic window:
- a CDS encoding YqgE/AlgH family protein produces MNLQHHFLIAMPAMQDPRFKRSVIYVCEHNDDGAMGLVINKPVEHFTVETVLDKLDIKPSPRDPAISLDKPVFAGGPLADDRGFILHTPRKGFGSSIQISPATMITTSKDVLETLGTPDQPADVLVALGYAGWEKGQLEQELLENAWLTTEADTDILFHTPIANRWREAANRLGIDIRSIASHAGHA; encoded by the coding sequence ATGAATTTACAGCACCATTTCCTGATTGCCATGCCCGCAATGCAAGATCCGCGCTTCAAACGTTCGGTGATATACGTTTGCGAACATAATGACGACGGAGCCATGGGATTAGTGATCAACAAGCCCGTGGAACATTTCACCGTGGAGACGGTGCTGGATAAACTCGACATCAAGCCTTCACCGCGCGATCCGGCGATCAGCCTGGATAAGCCAGTGTTCGCCGGTGGCCCGCTGGCTGACGATCGCGGCTTTATTCTGCATACCCCACGCAAAGGCTTTGGTTCCAGCATTCAAATCTCACCGGCCACCATGATCACCACCTCAAAAGACGTGCTGGAAACGCTTGGCACGCCAGATCAACCCGCCGATGTGCTGGTGGCGCTTGGCTATGCGGGCTGGGAAAAGGGCCAGTTGGAACAAGAGCTACTGGAGAATGCCTGGCTGACCACCGAGGCTGACACCGACATTCTGTTCCACACGCCGATCGCCAACCGCTGGCGTGAAGCAGCCAACCGCCTTGGCATCGATATTCGCAGCATTGCCAGCCACGCAGGACACGCCTGA
- the ruvX gene encoding Holliday junction resolvase RuvX, whose product MTNRTIIAFDFGTKSIGAAIGQEITGTARALAAFKAQDGVPDWQKIERLLKEWQPDLVVVGLPLNMDGTEQPLTERARKFANRLHGRFGVQIALHDERLSTVEARANLFDHGGFRALDKGSVDSASAVVILESWFEQHPG is encoded by the coding sequence ATGACTAACCGCACCATTATCGCCTTCGACTTCGGGACCAAAAGCATCGGCGCAGCGATCGGCCAGGAAATTACTGGCACCGCTCGGGCGCTGGCGGCCTTTAAAGCCCAGGACGGTGTACCTGACTGGCAGAAGATCGAGCGCCTGCTGAAAGAATGGCAGCCAGACCTGGTGGTGGTTGGCTTACCGTTGAATATGGATGGCACCGAACAGCCGCTGACCGAACGAGCGCGTAAATTTGCCAACCGACTCCATGGCCGCTTTGGCGTGCAGATTGCCCTGCATGATGAGCGCCTGAGCACCGTTGAAGCACGGGCCAATCTGTTTGACCATGGTGGATTCCGCGCATTGGATAAAGGCAGCGTCGATTCTGCCTCCGCCGTGGTTATTCTGGAGAGCTGGTTTGAGCAGCATCCGGGCTGA
- a CDS encoding fimbria/pilus outer membrane usher protein: MKPTFHIAIMSLSLLVNGARAETNNVYLIINDNFKGELAVNLGLDGQPCINAPLLREWGIRDAAIVMETTPEGCILPDVLSARKIGVFYEPIAQLLTVDIPAGMLGDSKLAGRWDDGINAAFVNYQFNYGHYAGENYRDTQRHESLYADITTGVNVGPWRLRYQPVYQKEIWGNPTWHTERALAYRDIKAWRATLTLGDSVTPSVLFDNVRFRGISLVSDSRMLPDGLRQFSPWVRGFARSNAEVRVRQNGEIIYQTFVSPGAFVLKDVYPPALEGDLTVTIRESDSTETERKIPYSSMPNLVYAGQWRYDASVGKYQPYYGMEEEQPGFAQASVSYGLPGKVTLYGGFQGADIYRSAAVGIGKSLNQWGAISADYTFSSARQPRRSAPDTGGMARMRYAKAFPAWESSLSLMAQYYPRQRYRTFGTAIDQQSTYWWDWEDGIFVGDFDEEKKYRLEARYNQYLSDSDSLYLTLAREATRGNQRGETSIEMGFSASLGKVDVALYAEYNRPSYGKEQAQLGLSVSLPLNALGAPRMKLNYDHTLANDRTDSRRIGVSGTLLDDYSLSYNASTSQSQRNGSSQDLSANYQYNAGDLRVGHSQGAGYRQQNLELAGSLMAHQEGLTLGQTLGETVAIVSVTGTPGIGIDNQYGVTTDWRGYALIGNLTPYRINSLTLDSLELPDTLELPESDQEVVPTAGAIMFSRFAPARKISPDAAQTSSPE; the protein is encoded by the coding sequence ATGAAACCCACTTTTCATATTGCCATTATGTCGTTAAGCCTGTTGGTTAACGGTGCCAGGGCTGAAACAAATAACGTCTATCTCATTATTAACGATAACTTTAAGGGTGAGCTGGCCGTTAACCTGGGGCTGGATGGGCAGCCGTGTATTAATGCCCCATTGCTACGTGAGTGGGGGATACGTGATGCCGCGATAGTGATGGAAACGACCCCTGAAGGCTGTATTCTGCCCGACGTATTGAGTGCCCGAAAAATTGGGGTTTTCTATGAGCCGATAGCACAATTGCTGACGGTAGATATCCCGGCTGGCATGCTGGGTGACAGCAAGCTGGCAGGCCGCTGGGATGACGGCATCAATGCGGCATTTGTTAACTATCAGTTCAATTACGGCCATTATGCGGGCGAAAACTATCGCGATACGCAACGGCACGAAAGCCTGTATGCCGATATCACCACCGGGGTAAACGTGGGCCCTTGGCGGCTGCGTTATCAGCCCGTCTATCAGAAAGAGATCTGGGGTAATCCGACCTGGCACACCGAAAGGGCGCTAGCCTATCGGGATATCAAAGCCTGGCGCGCCACGCTGACCTTGGGCGACAGCGTGACGCCGTCAGTTTTGTTCGACAACGTCCGATTCCGTGGCATCAGCCTGGTATCGGATAGCCGAATGCTGCCGGATGGCCTGCGGCAGTTTTCACCTTGGGTACGCGGCTTCGCACGCAGTAATGCGGAGGTGAGGGTGCGCCAGAACGGTGAAATCATCTATCAGACGTTTGTTTCCCCGGGAGCATTCGTGTTGAAAGACGTCTATCCGCCCGCGCTCGAAGGGGATCTTACCGTCACGATACGCGAAAGCGACAGTACCGAAACCGAACGGAAAATACCCTATTCCTCCATGCCCAACCTGGTTTATGCCGGTCAGTGGCGCTATGACGCCTCGGTGGGTAAATACCAACCTTATTACGGCATGGAAGAGGAACAGCCAGGCTTTGCCCAGGCATCGGTCAGCTATGGGCTACCTGGAAAGGTCACGCTGTACGGGGGTTTCCAGGGGGCGGATATTTATCGCAGCGCGGCGGTCGGGATTGGTAAGAGCCTTAATCAGTGGGGAGCGATCTCGGCGGATTACACATTTTCGTCTGCCCGTCAGCCAAGGCGTTCAGCGCCGGACACCGGCGGCATGGCGCGTATGCGTTACGCCAAGGCTTTCCCGGCCTGGGAGTCTTCCCTCAGCCTGATGGCGCAATATTATCCGCGGCAGCGCTATCGTACGTTTGGCACGGCGATAGATCAGCAGAGCACCTATTGGTGGGACTGGGAAGACGGCATTTTTGTCGGTGACTTTGACGAGGAAAAAAAGTATCGCCTGGAAGCGCGCTATAACCAGTATCTGTCCGATTCAGACAGCCTTTACCTGACGTTGGCTCGAGAAGCCACTCGGGGTAATCAAAGAGGCGAAACCAGCATTGAGATGGGTTTCAGCGCCAGCCTGGGTAAGGTAGACGTTGCGCTGTATGCGGAATATAACCGCCCCTCGTATGGCAAAGAACAGGCACAGTTGGGGCTTTCTGTCTCCCTGCCGTTGAACGCGCTCGGCGCACCACGTATGAAGCTGAACTATGATCATACGTTGGCTAACGATCGGACCGACAGCCGGCGGATAGGCGTCAGCGGTACGCTGCTTGACGACTATAGCCTGAGCTACAACGCTAGCACCAGTCAGAGCCAACGCAATGGCAGCAGCCAGGATCTAAGCGCCAATTATCAATATAACGCAGGTGATCTGCGGGTAGGTCATTCGCAAGGGGCAGGCTATCGCCAGCAGAATCTGGAGCTTGCTGGCAGCCTGATGGCGCATCAGGAAGGGCTCACGCTTGGGCAGACGTTAGGCGAAACCGTGGCCATCGTCAGCGTGACTGGGACGCCGGGGATTGGCATCGATAATCAGTATGGCGTCACCACCGACTGGCGGGGCTATGCGCTGATAGGCAATCTGACGCCGTACCGTATCAACAGTCTGACGCTGGACAGCCTTGAACTACCGGATACGCTTGAGTTGCCTGAATCCGATCAGGAAGTGGTGCCTACCGCCGGTGCGATCATGTTCAGCCGCTTTGCTCCGGCACGGAAAATCAGCCCGGATGCTGCTCAAACCAGCTCTCCAGAATAA
- a CDS encoding DUF1090 domain-containing protein, protein MKNTTKLAILPLVLVLGASFSTMANAAYDCNAKRAAIEYQIQQAEKYGNYNRVAGLKRALSEVNAHCTNGSVLQDAQKKVTKLEQKLADKQKDVQEIKADLREAQAKGDAKKVAKYQKKLQEKQADVKEIKQELKQARAELAAAQK, encoded by the coding sequence ATGAAAAACACCACTAAATTAGCGATTCTGCCACTGGTTCTGGTTCTGGGCGCCAGCTTCTCTACCATGGCTAATGCGGCTTACGACTGTAACGCCAAGCGTGCAGCGATCGAATATCAGATCCAGCAGGCTGAGAAGTACGGTAACTACAACCGCGTAGCGGGTCTGAAGCGTGCTTTGAGCGAAGTTAATGCCCATTGCACCAACGGCAGCGTGCTGCAGGACGCGCAGAAGAAAGTCACCAAGCTGGAACAGAAACTGGCTGACAAGCAGAAAGACGTCCAGGAAATTAAAGCCGACCTGCGCGAAGCTCAGGCTAAGGGTGACGCCAAGAAAGTGGCCAAGTACCAGAAAAAACTGCAAGAAAAGCAGGCTGACGTAAAAGAAATCAAACAAGAGCTGAAGCAGGCTCGCGCTGAACTGGCCGCTGCACAGAAATAA
- a CDS encoding ATP-binding protein — protein MRRKRVLVFGIAAPNYSPFDIISGTRDYGGINADYLGIVGYNLNVQIKVRYYEDASALRRSLDKGEVDLIGNVAAKNVADPDMLLSTPYVSASPALVVRTDSLLQHSSPKRIAIERLYSGNQSLVARFPADYQVFDIPRRALEALSFKKLDAFIGDATVARYLINQGNLNNLRLQLLPQQDIKGFSFGMASGNVRLQRILNAVLARIPESTQAEIQSRWNGGIPMSQSDEHLLLTSLERKWVEEHPRVRLAVNGDFAPLGFFDVQGEFRGLTADVMEAISSRIGLKFDIIRAQSLQDSLDAVKTGRADIVAGVTLDAIWPNGLLTTRSYLFNSWVLLGIQEQISHDPPQLIALVAGHPLQVILREQYPESRIITVPSPQAGIEALKAGKAEALVLPMISADYFLAREPTSGLSILSALDIEPARFVIGVSGNEYPLATILDKALLNIPPEDIHAMTSNWYNNTYLLEGTPGDGELLAHCYSTAWLLIVLLLAMLVIVLVISRLRSKRRLVQRCQAIIDSVPLPIYITNLKDQIVMANTPFFNAINVPAEKVIGSSLDNYPLQLPVTLDIGRGGEQEQVLSVMQLGGQPHTLQQWGQLLITEDQRAEGKIGGWFDVTERDRLIAQLQQAKERADSANRAKTTFLATMSHEIRTPLNAIIGMLELLLNRPQREEALDRELLSVAHESAHSLLALIGDILDISRIEADRLILHPQRADIRRLIEAVAMLFDGVARQKGLAFRLDIDAEITGDVLVDPMRFKQVLSNLVSNAIKFTEQGQVTLSVVVDQISEERADLRLRVSDTGKGIDAVTQARLFQPFTQGNGEAGGTGLGLYICRKLVEMMGGTIALNSEVGIGSEVTVLLSVPRLLKFSPQTPLEEPAPVASSQLRVLIVEDHPAGRMLLTQQLQFLGHQPSAVGDGEQALQLLEQESFNLIITDCQMPERDGYSLSRQIRHLEHEQQSVPTVIWGLTANAQESAREACLQAGMDDCLFKPVNLSILKAKLSTLPLADAGNSEEEPAFIVEDLPAELRQPKVLREFIQTLLDCLQEDCAQLAMDIKQQPMDLISIRALAHKLAGAARLVNAERLNQACQSLHDNPVQATATVVLGEAQRLLSTLRKLQRTTEE, from the coding sequence TTGCGCCGTAAACGTGTGCTGGTTTTCGGCATTGCGGCACCCAATTATTCTCCTTTTGATATCATCAGTGGCACCCGGGATTATGGCGGTATCAATGCTGATTACCTGGGGATTGTCGGCTATAACCTTAACGTACAGATAAAGGTGCGTTACTACGAAGATGCCTCAGCCCTGCGGCGGAGTCTGGATAAGGGAGAAGTCGATCTGATCGGCAATGTCGCTGCAAAAAACGTAGCCGATCCCGACATGCTGCTTTCTACACCTTATGTCTCTGCCTCACCGGCATTGGTGGTGCGCACCGACAGCCTGCTGCAACATAGTTCCCCCAAGCGCATTGCTATCGAGCGCCTATACAGCGGTAATCAGAGCTTGGTAGCACGCTTCCCGGCGGATTATCAGGTTTTTGACATACCGCGCCGGGCGCTGGAGGCGTTGTCGTTCAAGAAGCTGGACGCTTTTATTGGTGATGCCACGGTAGCTCGCTATTTAATCAACCAGGGCAACCTGAACAATCTGCGTTTGCAGCTACTGCCGCAGCAGGATATCAAAGGTTTCTCCTTTGGTATGGCCAGCGGGAACGTGCGTTTACAGAGAATATTGAACGCTGTTTTAGCGAGAATTCCGGAAAGCACTCAAGCAGAGATCCAAAGCCGCTGGAATGGCGGGATCCCCATGTCACAAAGTGATGAACACCTGCTGCTGACCTCACTGGAAAGAAAGTGGGTGGAAGAGCATCCCAGGGTGCGCTTGGCCGTGAATGGTGATTTTGCCCCTCTGGGCTTTTTCGACGTTCAGGGGGAGTTCCGTGGTTTGACGGCGGATGTCATGGAGGCTATCTCTAGCCGTATAGGGCTAAAATTCGACATTATCCGCGCGCAATCACTGCAAGACTCCCTGGATGCGGTGAAAACCGGCAGGGCTGATATTGTCGCTGGCGTGACGCTAGATGCAATCTGGCCTAACGGGTTGCTGACCACTCGATCTTATTTATTCAACTCTTGGGTATTGCTGGGGATCCAGGAGCAGATTAGCCATGATCCTCCGCAGTTGATTGCCCTGGTCGCAGGGCACCCTCTGCAGGTTATCTTGCGGGAACAGTACCCCGAGAGCCGGATCATTACCGTGCCTTCACCCCAAGCCGGTATTGAGGCGCTAAAAGCGGGGAAGGCTGAAGCACTCGTGTTGCCGATGATTAGCGCCGATTATTTCCTGGCTCGGGAGCCCACATCGGGGCTTAGTATTCTGAGTGCTCTGGATATTGAACCGGCGCGTTTTGTGATTGGTGTCTCTGGTAATGAATATCCCTTGGCAACCATCCTCGATAAGGCATTGCTGAATATCCCCCCAGAGGATATCCATGCGATGACCAGCAATTGGTATAACAACACCTATCTGCTTGAAGGGACCCCGGGTGATGGAGAATTGCTTGCCCACTGTTATTCCACTGCATGGTTACTGATCGTTCTGTTGCTGGCAATGCTGGTGATCGTTTTGGTTATCAGCCGGTTGCGCAGTAAGCGCCGCCTGGTGCAGCGTTGCCAGGCGATCATAGATAGCGTGCCCTTGCCGATTTACATCACCAATCTGAAAGACCAGATAGTGATGGCGAACACGCCGTTTTTTAATGCCATCAATGTTCCTGCAGAGAAGGTGATCGGTAGCTCACTGGACAATTACCCACTGCAACTGCCTGTTACGCTGGATATTGGCCGGGGCGGTGAGCAGGAACAGGTTTTATCTGTTATGCAGTTGGGAGGCCAGCCGCATACTTTGCAGCAGTGGGGCCAATTGCTGATTACTGAAGATCAGCGTGCAGAAGGCAAAATCGGCGGGTGGTTCGACGTGACCGAACGCGATCGCCTGATTGCGCAGTTACAGCAGGCGAAAGAGCGCGCAGACAGTGCCAACCGGGCTAAAACCACCTTCCTGGCCACCATGAGCCATGAGATCCGTACCCCGCTCAATGCCATTATCGGCATGTTGGAACTGTTGCTGAACCGCCCGCAACGGGAGGAAGCTTTAGATCGAGAACTGCTGAGCGTTGCACATGAGTCTGCCCATTCTCTGCTGGCCTTGATTGGTGACATTCTTGATATCTCACGCATTGAGGCTGACCGTCTGATCCTGCATCCACAGCGTGCAGATATCCGTCGTTTGATTGAAGCCGTAGCGATGTTATTTGACGGTGTGGCACGCCAAAAAGGGTTAGCGTTCAGGTTGGATATTGACGCGGAGATCACCGGCGATGTGTTAGTTGATCCCATGCGTTTCAAGCAGGTGCTATCCAATCTGGTGAGTAATGCCATCAAGTTTACCGAGCAAGGGCAGGTCACGCTCAGCGTCGTGGTCGATCAGATTAGCGAAGAACGAGCGGATCTGCGGCTACGTGTTTCTGATACTGGCAAGGGGATTGATGCTGTTACTCAAGCGCGTCTTTTCCAACCCTTTACTCAGGGCAATGGAGAGGCTGGCGGGACAGGGCTTGGGCTGTATATTTGCCGCAAGCTGGTGGAGATGATGGGGGGGACCATCGCATTGAACAGTGAGGTGGGTATTGGCAGCGAGGTCACCGTGCTGCTTTCGGTGCCGAGATTGCTGAAATTCTCCCCTCAAACACCTCTGGAGGAACCAGCCCCGGTGGCATCATCCCAACTGCGGGTACTGATCGTTGAAGATCATCCTGCGGGCAGAATGTTGTTGACCCAACAGTTACAGTTTCTAGGCCATCAGCCCAGTGCTGTGGGGGATGGGGAGCAGGCGCTGCAGTTGCTGGAGCAAGAGAGCTTCAACCTGATTATTACCGACTGCCAGATGCCTGAACGTGATGGTTACAGCCTGAGCCGCCAAATTAGGCACCTCGAGCATGAACAGCAGTCCGTTCCTACGGTGATCTGGGGGCTGACGGCCAATGCGCAAGAAAGTGCACGGGAGGCCTGTCTGCAGGCGGGAATGGATGACTGCCTGTTCAAGCCGGTTAACCTGAGCATATTAAAAGCGAAATTGTCTACGCTGCCACTGGCTGATGCGGGGAACAGTGAAGAGGAACCCGCGTTTATCGTGGAAGATTTGCCAGCGGAATTGCGCCAGCCAAAGGTATTGCGGGAGTTCATCCAAACCCTGCTGGATTGTTTACAGGAAGACTGCGCGCAACTTGCCATGGACATTAAGCAACAACCGATGGACCTGATAAGCATACGGGCGTTGGCCCATAAACTGGCCGGCGCGGCCCGGTTGGTGAATGCTGAAAGACTGAATCAAGCTTGTCAGTCATTGCATGACAACCCCGTTCAGGCAACCGCAACGGTGGTGCTGGGGGAAGCACAGCGGCTGCTCAGCACCTTAAGGAAGCTACAACGGACTACAGAAGAATAG
- a CDS encoding response regulator transcription factor, with translation MGSWLIVDDHPAICFAVKAILSSLGNDSIQTATNGLDAMARIRENTPQLVILDIMLNKMDGLQILQHIRQVDSAIKVVVYTSLPTGSYAERALRAGASGFFNKDQDISQLAPLCQLVLQGYACFPQITLMPLLNSPQKSENNLTNLSNRELTVLRYLSEGLSNKEIADRLILSNKTISTYKTRLMEKLKVSSTEGLVAFFHHQSERPDDE, from the coding sequence ATGGGTTCTTGGCTGATTGTTGACGATCACCCCGCAATTTGTTTCGCTGTGAAAGCAATTTTATCTTCATTAGGTAATGACTCGATCCAGACCGCAACTAACGGTCTGGATGCCATGGCGCGAATAAGGGAAAATACGCCGCAGCTGGTGATCCTTGATATCATGCTGAACAAAATGGATGGGCTGCAGATCCTGCAGCATATTCGCCAGGTGGACAGCGCTATTAAAGTGGTGGTCTATACCAGCCTGCCCACGGGGAGCTATGCAGAAAGAGCGTTGCGTGCCGGAGCTAGCGGGTTTTTCAACAAGGATCAGGATATCAGTCAATTGGCACCATTGTGCCAACTGGTGCTGCAAGGCTATGCCTGTTTTCCACAGATTACTCTGATGCCTTTGCTAAACTCACCGCAAAAGAGTGAGAATAATCTTACGAATCTTTCCAATCGTGAATTGACCGTGTTACGGTATTTGTCAGAGGGTCTTAGCAATAAGGAAATAGCCGATCGTCTGATTTTGAGCAATAAAACTATCAGCACTTATAAGACACGTCTGATGGAAAAACTAAAAGTTAGTAGTACAGAAGGTTTGGTGGCTTTTTTTCACCATCAGAGTGAACGACCTGACGATGAATAA
- a CDS encoding type IV pilus twitching motility protein PilT: MDIDEFVALSVKHNASDLHLCTGHLPMLRIDGELQAVESGEILTQQQMAAWCQTQLSQTMWQQLQQVGQLDLALALADGTRLRANFFLQNAGVSVALRRIASQCPTLAELTTPEIIPALLQCEDGLILVTGATGSGKSTTLAAMIDFINRHQRRHILTLEDPIEFIHRSQRSLIQQRELGRDTHSFDDALRAALREDPDVILLGELRDTTTVRLALTAAETGHLVLATLHTRSAPQAVERLVDVFPAEEKAYVRAQLASSLQAVIAQKLLSKPGGGRVAIYEILTATAAVSSMIREGKTHQLVSVLQTGAQSGMQTFEQGLQQRVAQGIL; this comes from the coding sequence ATGGATATCGATGAATTTGTGGCCCTTAGTGTAAAGCATAATGCCTCCGATCTGCACCTATGTACCGGCCATCTGCCAATGTTACGTATCGATGGGGAACTCCAGGCCGTGGAAAGTGGGGAAATCCTCACTCAACAACAGATGGCGGCATGGTGCCAAACGCAGTTGTCGCAGACAATGTGGCAGCAACTCCAGCAGGTGGGGCAGCTCGATCTGGCGCTAGCCCTGGCTGATGGTACCCGGCTGCGTGCCAATTTCTTTTTGCAGAACGCCGGGGTCTCTGTGGCGCTACGCAGGATAGCCAGCCAGTGCCCAACGTTGGCCGAACTGACTACCCCGGAAATTATTCCGGCGCTGCTGCAGTGTGAAGATGGCTTGATACTCGTCACTGGCGCTACCGGCAGCGGCAAGTCGACCACCTTGGCGGCGATGATCGACTTTATTAATCGGCATCAGCGCCGCCATATCCTCACGCTGGAAGATCCGATCGAGTTTATCCACCGTAGCCAGCGTTCCCTAATCCAGCAGCGGGAGTTAGGCCGGGATACCCACAGTTTTGACGATGCGCTGCGGGCCGCACTGCGTGAAGATCCAGACGTGATCCTGCTAGGGGAGCTACGTGATACCACCACCGTTCGGCTGGCGTTGACCGCGGCAGAAACCGGCCATTTAGTTCTGGCTACTTTGCATACCCGCAGCGCGCCACAGGCGGTGGAACGGCTGGTGGATGTATTCCCGGCGGAAGAGAAAGCCTATGTTCGGGCCCAGTTGGCCAGTAGCCTGCAGGCGGTGATCGCGCAAAAGTTGCTGAGCAAGCCCGGGGGAGGGCGTGTGGCCATTTACGAGATCCTCACGGCCACGGCGGCGGTGAGCAGCATGATCCGCGAAGGTAAAACCCATCAGTTGGTCAGCGTATTGCAAACCGGTGCGCAGTCAGGCATGCAAACTTTTGAACAAGGGTTGCAACAGCGTGTTGCGCAGGGAATATTATAA
- a CDS encoding YggS family pyridoxal phosphate-dependent enzyme, with the protein MSTIQQNLQDVRSRIAAAAQDCARIPEEVTLLAVSKTKPAEAIAQAIAAGQHAFGENYVQEGVDKIQYFAQRPEGAGLEWHFIGPLQSNKSRLVAEHFAWCHTVDRLRIALRLSDQRPAEMPPLNVLIQINISDEQSKSGIVLSELPALAEAVAALPNLCLRGLMAIPAPEHDYQRQLATFGQMNDAFQELKLRYPQVDTLSMGMTDDMQAAIAAGSTMVRIGTAIFGARDYSHTTV; encoded by the coding sequence ATGAGCACTATCCAACAGAATCTGCAGGATGTCAGGAGCCGCATCGCAGCGGCCGCTCAAGACTGCGCACGCATTCCAGAAGAAGTGACATTGCTTGCAGTCAGCAAAACCAAACCTGCGGAGGCGATCGCACAAGCCATCGCCGCAGGCCAGCACGCGTTCGGCGAGAATTACGTGCAGGAAGGGGTAGACAAGATCCAGTATTTTGCCCAGCGGCCGGAAGGGGCTGGATTGGAATGGCACTTTATCGGCCCGCTGCAATCCAATAAAAGCAGGCTGGTGGCAGAGCACTTTGCCTGGTGCCACACCGTTGACCGCTTGCGTATTGCCCTGCGCCTGAGCGATCAGCGCCCCGCAGAAATGCCGCCATTAAACGTGCTGATCCAGATAAATATCAGTGACGAGCAGAGTAAATCTGGCATTGTATTGAGTGAGCTGCCTGCGCTGGCCGAGGCGGTCGCCGCATTGCCTAACCTGTGCTTGCGTGGGCTGATGGCCATCCCGGCCCCGGAACACGACTATCAGCGCCAGTTGGCAACATTCGGCCAGATGAATGACGCTTTCCAGGAGCTCAAGCTGCGCTATCCGCAGGTGGATACGCTGTCGATGGGCATGACAGATGATATGCAGGCAGCGATCGCCGCTGGCAGCACGATGGTTCGTATCGGCACCGCAATTTTTGGCGCCCGTGACTACTCGCACACCACCGTATAA
- the proC gene encoding pyrroline-5-carboxylate reductase yields MQHRKITFIGAGNMARAIIAGLVAGGYPATAISVCAPSAKNRDALAAEYGINSSADNISCAQQADVVVLAVKPQMMAQVCLPLQEQVDFSGKLVLSIAAGILVSRFYQMLGEGLNIVRIMPNTPSLVGKGMSGLYAPEQVSQQDRDYTSDLMSSVGKVCWVDDENGINGVIAAAGSAPAYFFLFMDAMQQEAERMGFSSQAARDLVQQAAIGAAALAAANPEISLTTLREQVTSKGGTTAEALRVFNEQRLPETVAKAMQAAVSRAQEMEKSF; encoded by the coding sequence ATGCAACATCGCAAAATTACCTTTATTGGTGCCGGTAATATGGCTCGCGCTATCATTGCTGGCCTGGTCGCCGGTGGCTATCCGGCAACGGCCATCAGCGTTTGTGCGCCGTCGGCAAAAAACCGTGACGCCCTGGCCGCCGAATATGGCATCAACAGCAGCGCAGACAACATCAGCTGTGCACAACAGGCCGACGTCGTGGTCCTGGCAGTGAAACCGCAAATGATGGCGCAGGTTTGCTTACCTTTACAGGAACAGGTCGATTTCTCCGGTAAACTGGTGCTGTCGATCGCCGCCGGTATTCTGGTGAGCCGTTTCTATCAAATGCTCGGCGAAGGCTTGAATATCGTGCGCATCATGCCCAATACCCCTTCATTGGTCGGTAAAGGAATGAGCGGGCTGTATGCTCCCGAGCAGGTTAGCCAACAGGATCGTGATTACACCAGCGATCTGATGAGCTCGGTGGGTAAAGTCTGCTGGGTTGATGACGAAAACGGTATCAATGGCGTGATCGCCGCCGCAGGCAGTGCACCGGCCTATTTCTTCCTGTTTATGGATGCCATGCAACAGGAAGCCGAACGTATGGGATTCAGCAGCCAGGCCGCTCGCGATCTGGTGCAGCAAGCCGCTATCGGTGCTGCGGCATTAGCCGCCGCCAACCCGGAGATCTCGCTAACCACGCTACGTGAGCAGGTGACCTCCAAAGGGGGCACCACAGCCGAGGCGTTGCGGGTATTCAACGAACAGCGGTTGCCAGAGACCGTTGCCAAAGCCATGCAGGCCGCCGTTTCCCGTGCGCAGGAAATGGAAAAATCATTTTAA
- a CDS encoding YggT family protein — protein MLTLTFLVKTVVDIYVMVLLLRIWMQLTRTDFYNPFSQFVVKITQPIVGPLRRIVPSMGPVDSASLLLAFLLMTIKYPLLLLIQSGTLSLSLYNLLFGLISLIKSVGYLIFWVMIIRALMSWISQGRSPIDYVMFQLTEPLMAPIRRVIPAMGGIDFSAMVVILILYLINYLGMDLFGELWFLL, from the coding sequence ATGCTAACGCTGACTTTCCTGGTCAAAACCGTCGTTGATATTTACGTGATGGTGCTGCTGTTGCGCATCTGGATGCAACTGACGCGCACTGACTTTTATAACCCGTTTTCGCAGTTTGTGGTGAAAATCACCCAGCCGATCGTCGGCCCTCTGCGCCGCATCGTTCCTTCGATGGGGCCGGTAGATAGCGCCTCATTACTGTTGGCGTTCCTGCTGATGACCATCAAATATCCGCTACTGCTGCTGATCCAGAGCGGTACCCTGTCACTCAGCCTGTACAACTTGCTGTTTGGCCTGATTTCTCTAATCAAATCCGTCGGCTACCTGATCTTCTGGGTGATGATCATTCGCGCCTTGATGAGTTGGATCAGCCAGGGCCGCAGCCCGATTGACTATGTGATGTTCCAGCTTACCGAGCCGTTGATGGCCCCTATCCGTCGCGTGATCCCGGCGATGGGCGGTATTGATTTCTCCGCGATGGTGGTGATCCTGATCCTGTATCTGATCAACTACCTGGGGATGGATCTGTTTGGCGAGCTCTGGTTCCTGCTGTGA